GTAATCCGGTCCAGCAAGGCCTTGGCTTCGGCCCGGCGTTTGGCCGCCTCTTCCTTGCGCTTGGCTTCTTCCTGGGCCAGCCGCTCTTCCTCGGCCTTCTTCCGGGCCAGTTCCTTGGCCTTCTTCTTACCCACATCCATATCTTCGATGGCCTCGTCGCACCGCTTCAACAGCGCTTCGACCACGCTGTCCGAAGGCGTGGATTTGAGTATCTTTTCGCACAATGATTTGGACTCGGTGTACTTCTTCTCATCGAAAAAGGCAAACGCCTTTTTTCGGTTCTCTTCCACCTGTCGGGCCGAACCGGCTGAAATAACCATCCTCACAACCAGGAAGCCGATAAACAGAACCAGCATGGCGCTGACCAGGCCGAAGCTGGCTGCCTTGTTGCGCTTGGCCTTTAACCACATCCTGGTCATGGTCGAAGCCCGCTCGGCCATGATAGCTTTGCCCTCCAGGTAACTCTGCAGGTCCATGGCCAGCTCCAGGGCCGTCTGGTAGCGCCTCTCTTTCTCCTTCTCCATGCACTTGAGGCAGATGGTCTCTATGTTCTTGGGAATACTTTTCACCAGGGTCGAAGGCGCAATCGGGTCCTTATGGATGACGTTGGAAAATACCTCGAACATCTCCTTGCCCTGAAACGGCATCTGTCCGGTAAGTCCGTGATAAAGCGTCGAGCCCAGCGAAAACACATCGCTCTGGTGGTCGATCTCATCCTTCTTGCCCTGGGCCTGTTCCGGAGCCATATAGTTGGGCGTGCCCACCGTGGCGCCGGTAACGGTCAATGTTTTGTCAAACCCGGATAATTTCTTGGCCACGCCGAAGTCCGTCAGGTAAGGTTTGCCGTCCTTATCCAGCAGGATGTTGGCCGGCTTGATGTCGCGGTGAACGATGTTCTGGGTATGGGCGTAATGCAAAGCCGAAGCGATCTGCATCACAATCTTGGCCACGGTCTGGACCGGCGGCCTGGTTTTGTCCTTGATAAGCTGTTCGAAGGAAATGCCGTCCACATACTCCATGGTGAAATAAGGCTGTTTGCCGATCGTGCCCACCTCGAAAACCTGCACGATATTGGCATGTCTCAGTTTGGCCACGGCCTGGACCTCGCGCTGGAACCGTTCGACCGCGGTTTTATCGGAAGCGGTGGCGACTTTGAGCGCCACCTTGCGGTTTAAGGCGGGGTCAACTGCCAGATAAACGGCGCCCATGCCGCCCTGGCCGATTTTCTTCTCCAGAATGTATTTGCCGAAAGTAGTTACTGTTCCCATATTCTAAATATTGAAGCTACTTCAAACACTACTAATAATTCGTGCGAGTATAATAGGATAAATCCCAAATTTCGTCAAGTAAAATATCCGGATTTTATGAGATTTATTAGAAACCTCTTGGCGAGACACGAGCCTTAGAGTTTCTTATCCCGCTTATTCCAGCGGGGCTAGAAACCTCTTGGTGAGACACGAGCCTTAGAGTTTCTTATCCCGCTTATTCCAGCGGGGCTAGAAATCTCTTTCCCGATTTTTCAGGCGGGTTTTTCTTGACTAAACCATTCCGGTTTGCTAAGGTTGTTCTCGGCCCTGAAGCTTCAAGTGCTGCTGCTGCTTCGAATTGGACATGATGCTCATCATTCCGTTCACTTCAGGGCCACTAATTTTTTTTCTTAGTGCCACTAGGAACAAAGTGACGTAGAGGCACTTAGATCCAGATGAACCCCGCCTTGGCGGGGTATTTTTTTATCATCTGGACAAGCCCGCAGGCTATCCCGCTTAGAGGGACAAGCCATCACTCTATATACCCCTTTAACCAGATATTGATACTCGTAAAAACCCCACTCTTCGTGGCCATAACCCGAATCATCCGTACTTTGGCAGTTTGAGCGGTAGCTAATTACTGCCAAGTATACTGGGCTGATAACTCACTACGTTCTCCCTAGACCCTGAGGGGTCTTGGGACAAGAACCCTCACGGGTAACAGCCCAAGTATGTCCCATCCGTGGCTAGCGTAGCCTCTCTTAGAGCCAGTTAGAGCATAGCGAGTTACTGGCTCTTAGACCCCGATGAATATCGGGGCATGTTTACTCTATATAACCTTTTACCCATAAGTTTACAGATGTAAATTGCCCACTCTTGGTAACGAGCACTCTAATTTGTCTGGACACGTCTGTAGCAAGTATACACTCCTTATAGGCGTTGTTGTTAAAGCCCACGATATTCTGCCATATAAAGTGCACCGTGCTTGACCCGAAGTTCATCCCGGCCCTTCTACCGAATACGGTCAATATCTGTTCCATACCCACCGGCACGGACATGGCGTTGAACTGGATTTCTAAGAGCACCGCCTGGGCCGTAGCCGGAATCTGGGTTGACAGGTCCACCAACTGGTCAATGTCCGCCATCGAGTTCTCGGAGAACACC
This Candidatus Brocadiia bacterium DNA region includes the following protein-coding sequences:
- a CDS encoding tetratricopeptide repeat protein, producing MGTVTTFGKYILEKKIGQGGMGAVYLAVDPALNRKVALKVATASDKTAVERFQREVQAVAKLRHANIVQVFEVGTIGKQPYFTMEYVDGISFEQLIKDKTRPPVQTVAKIVMQIASALHYAHTQNIVHRDIKPANILLDKDGKPYLTDFGVAKKLSGFDKTLTVTGATVGTPNYMAPEQAQGKKDEIDHQSDVFSLGSTLYHGLTGQMPFQGKEMFEVFSNVIHKDPIAPSTLVKSIPKNIETICLKCMEKEKERRYQTALELAMDLQSYLEGKAIMAERASTMTRMWLKAKRNKAASFGLVSAMLVLFIGFLVVRMVISAGSARQVEENRKKAFAFFDEKKYTESKSLCEKILKSTPSDSVVEALLKRCDEAIEDMDVGKKKAKELARKKAEEERLAQEEAKRKEEAAKRRAEAKALLDRITPATATDERLQIAGEAVKIDVSYSDAYQIIGYACRDKQDFDKAVDNFDKAISYTGTLAPSYYGRGWVTAYINNNFDGAVPDFEKTIKYDPDSYWGSFAKGELEFGHKKYDEALASFGKAIKLSPNYDWAYLNRGTVYYAKNELDKALADFNEALRLNSANSRALVNRGLCYYAKDDAVKAVADFSDVIRINPSAAAVYVSRGNAYYESGNYGKAIEDFNEAVKLNPDNGKIYCDRAAVHYDQGDIEKAIVDFSRAIKLNPTDAESYFNRSVLNAKKGDFGAAIADGEVFLKLSPDHPSAETMRQAIEDWKR